Below is a window of Sylvia atricapilla isolate bSylAtr1 chromosome 17, bSylAtr1.pri, whole genome shotgun sequence DNA.
CTGTTTTTGTCCAGGAATTTCAGAAGGAGCTCAGCCAGTGGCGGAAGGACCCGAACGGAGGCAAGAAAAAGCCCAAGTACAGCTACAAGACAGTGGAAGAGCTGAAAGCCAAGGGCAGGATCAGCAAGCAGCTTGCAGCCCCTCAGAAGGAGCTCTCCCAGGTCAAGGTGAGGTAGATAAGCCAAGAGGGGACCCCTGAGGAACAGTTTGGGCTCTTTGGTGTCTGTCACCAGCACATTTTAGCCAGCAGTAACCTCAGTAAAGCCAGTCCTAGGAACTGCTTATGCAGCCTCATGGAACTCACCCATGTAATAGCTCTGTGTCACCTGGATGTGGTGACAGATTAAATGTGAGTGTGTGTAGGGGGTTAATTGCAATTTAAGTTTAATTGTTTCACTTTTGTCATAATGAACACTCACCCACTTATGAAAGCACAGTTGTCCTTTCTGGGATTGTTTGAACCGTCTTCTACTTCAAAGGGACCGTAAGGGATTTGTTTGGTGTGCACTCAATAAAATGATGAATCTGAAATTGAAGTCtcattataaaattaaaaaagttcTAAGTGCAATAACTAATAGTGTAACTAATGGCAAGATTGTAGAATCATTCAGTGAAACTGGAATGAGATGAGGAGATTCTTCTGGCTCTGATTCCAGATTGTCTCTTATTTGTTCTAATTCCTTGTGTCTGGAGAAGGCCATTGTGGAGGCAGTCCCCTCGTTCAAACACAGTGTACATTAGCAGCCTCCTTGAGTAATTAAACTCCTTGGAAGTATCCAGATTTCAGTTTGGAGTCaggaattttctccttttttgaaGATGAGAGAGTTTTTTGTGAGAGAATTCCTTGTTGTGTGCTGGCAGGTGATTGACATGACAGGCCGGGAGCAGAAGGTTTATTACAGCTACAGCCAGATCAGCCACAAGCACAACATCCCAGATgacagcccccagcagcccctgggcaaGGACTCCAAGCCCCAGGGCTTTGCTCTGCCCGAGCTGGAGCacaacctgcagctgctcaTCGACATCACGGAGCAGGAGATCATCCAGAGCGACCGGCAGCTGCAGTACGAGAGGGACATGGTGGTCAACCTGAGCCACGAGATCCAGAAGATGGCTGAGGTGCTGTCCCACGAGGAGAAGGCCATCAGCAACCTCAGCAAGGTGCTGGACATGGTGGAGGAGTGTGAGAGGCGGATGCAGCCAGGCTGTGAGAATCCTCTGACCCTGGATGAGTGTGCAAAGATCTTTGAGACCCTGCAGGACAAGTACTATGAGGAGTACAGGATGTCAGACAGGGTGGACCTGGCAGTGGCCATAGTTTATCCTCTGATGAAGGAATACTTCAAGAACTGGGATCCTCTCAAGGTGTGTGTTGGTTTGAGTTATCTGCAGTTCGCACTTGATGGCTCCAGTAATCTTTGTTACCTTGTCCAAAGTGGTCTAGtaggaggtgtccctggccatggtgAGCTttaagatgagctttaaggtcccttcaaatccaaaccagtctgggattctgagattttaaattcctgatcagtctggagaaaaagaaaagagacaaaatgaaACCCTGTACTATCTCCACCCTCAGACATTTGCTGGGTAAAAATTTAGGAGTTTGTAAGGTTAAAACCAATCCCTTTTATGAATGTTGGTATGAAAAATTTGGTGAAAAACAGATCTCTAGCTCTTGTTTTGTAGCAAAAGCAGGAGAGGTTTGTCTGTCAGGTATCAGAGAGGCACAGTCTGTTCTCAGTGCTGTTTAAGCTGGGATAGAGTCTGGATATCTCTGTACACCTGGAAAAGTTCAGActgtccttttctctccttggaGGTGTATTAATACCAtaaggtgggttttttctctggCAGGACTTAACTGAAAGTCACTTAAGAAATGATGGACATTggactcagtgctctgggctggtgacaaggtggggagaGGTCACAGGTTGGGCTCAATGGTCTGAGAGTTCTTTTCCAACTTCAGTGATTGTGGGATTTTGGAATTAAGACTGCAAGCTCCTGGCTTGCCCTGAGAGGAGGTGAGaaggctgctgtgctcagcacaccatcagcctgctctgtgcagatCCCTGCTGGAATTAATGGAAAAGGATAAGGAGCATTTGTGCCCTGTCATTCCCAGGACTGTACCTATGGCACGGAGATCATAGCCAAGTGGAAGAGCCTTCTGGAAAATGATCAGCTGTTATCCCACAGTGGACAGGACCTGTCAACAGATGCTTTTCACAGGTAAAGAACTAATTGTTTGTACTTTGTGCAGCatcttcctgtgctgcttcctCGAGGATGGAAAAGAGCAGACACGAGGGAGCTTTTCCCAAGGATTCCCTTGCTGGGCCTGTTAAAATTCAGTTTGCAGCTacagaaaagaagcagctttaACTAACAGCTCCCATTTGGTTTGTTTATGCCCAGGCTGTAGCTTTGAGCTTCATTTAGATTTATTTGGGGTTCCTTTCCAGACTGATGTGGGAGATCTGGATGCCATACGTCAGAAACATCGTGGCGCGGTGGCAGCCGAGGAACTGTGGATCCATGGTGGATTTCTTGGATAGCTGGGTGAACGTTGTTCCTGTGTGGATTCTGGATAACATTCTGGATCAGCTCATCTTCCCCAAGCTGCAGAAGGAGGTgaggggagagggctggggagagcaaAGCCACGCTCTGAACCCCTGTTTGAATTCCAGCTGTAATTCAAACCAGTGTGCGGCCTCTGCTGATGGATTGAGGAGTCAGGGATTGCATCACAGCTCTCTGTGCTTCAAATAAACTTGCTGCTGATGGCTGGGCTCAGTTAATCTTTCCTGTTGTGCCCCAAGGTGGAGAGCTGGAATCCTCTGACGGACACGGTGCCCATCCACTCGTGGATCCACCCCTGGCTGCCGCTGATGCAGGCGCGGCTGGAGCCGCTGTACTCGCCCATCCGCAACAAGCTGGCCAACGCCCTGCAGAAATGGCACCCCAGCGACTCCTCTGCCAAGCTCatcctccagccctggaaggATGTGTTCACTCCTGGCTCCTGGGAGGCTTTCATGGTCAAGAACATCGTGCCTAAACTCGGTGAGACGATAGGCAGTGCTGGGTTTTGGGAATCTGCTGGTGGCACCTTCCCCCTGACACCAAGGAAAGATCCTTGGGTGCCAGTGTTATATCAGAGATTGTTGTTAGTGGTATTAGGCCAAGCTTGCCTCTGGTTTTCTGCTACCTGTCCTgtgcagaggaagaaagatTAGAGAAATATGAGGAGTTACTGGTTATTCtagtttgcttttctgtcttattttttataaatcatCCATCTCCAGCTGGCAGGAATATCTGAGAGCTGTCAGGTAGGACCAGGCTGTAAGATGTCTCTCTGTTACTCCTGAATTCCTTGGTCTGTTCTAAGGTTTTACCATGGATTTTTTAATGCAGAGTGGCTCAAAGGTTAAAAAATAGTCAAGTGTTTTTAGTTTCTCAGTTCTGGCAGCAAACTGTAAtcactggaaatggaaatgcagtGATTACAATTTTGTGGCAGGATCAGCCAGAGATCCCCACTGTCCCTTAGGATAACAAAAAGGTGCTGCTCAAGTTCTGTGTATTGGTAGTGAAAGAGGTCAGGGCACTGATAAAACTGAGTGAGGCTCTTTTCTAACtgtcctctcctttcccagggatGTGTTTGAATGAGCTGATCATCAAcccacaccagcagcacatGGATGCCTTTTACTGGGTGATCGACTGGGAGGGGATGATTTCTGTCTCCAGCCTTGTTGGGCTCCTGGAGAAACACTTCTTCCCAAAGTGGCTGCAGGTGAGACACTGAGGGCTGAGAAAAGAGGTTTGATTAACTGGGGAGTGTTTTAGTGATTGCTGTCCAGGAATTGCTGCCCTGGTGCTGAACTGGCCTGGTTCCCACTCACAGCTCAGTAGTCATTGGAACAGTTCCTCCTTTTACTGACACTCAGTAATAAACCAAGTGGTAAATTATGCCAAGAGAgattcaggttggacatcaggaggaatttcctcatggaaagggtggccaggcactggaaggggctgcccagggaggtgatggagtgcccatccctggagatgtccaAAGTATGCCTGGATGTgtcactcagtgctctgggctggttgATAAGGGGGTGATTGGTCACATATTGGACTTGATACTCCTGGAATCTTTTCCATGTTAAAtgactctgggattctgtggcaGAGAGGCCTCTCCTGCACaaacatccctgtgctgcctttgaCCTGTCCCTTGTTCTGCAGGTGCTCTGCTCTTGGCTCAGTAACAGCCCCAACTACGAAGAGATCACCAAGTGGTACCTGGGCTGGAAGTCCATGTTCTCAGACCAGGTGCTGGCACATCCCTCCATCAAAGACAAGTTCAATGAAGCCCTTGACATCATGAACCGGGCCGTGTCCTCCAGTGTGGGTAGGTGGCTTGTGGGAGTGGCTCTGCTactctgggctggcagcacagtCATGTGTGGCTCCTGGGAGGCTGactggggcacagccctgctggcagcacagcagccatgAGCAGTGAAATTCAGTGGGCTGTGCCTTGCTCTCTCCTTAAAGAACACTTCTGAGGTGCTGCTCAATAGTTCTGGACTGCACAGAAGCAGGAACAGATTTTTGGTGGCTTCCTGGGCTGTTGAACAACTGATCCTCTTCCAGCCTTGCCCTGTCAGTCAGACATCATCCTTTAGGGCTCGACTTCTAAAGCTGCCATtattgggtattttttttctttatggcaAGATACCAGTTCTTTTCCTTATCTTTACAGCagttcccttcccttcccttccacaTGACTCTCCCTTAGACCTAAAAGTGACTGTTGGGAATTCACTGGACGTTACATTGTATAAAAGAGAAAGATATAAAAGAGAGGGAGCAGCGCCTGAAATTTGCCCTCTTTCCATAACTGAGAGCTCCCTTTCTTAGCCCAAATTTAAACACCACACTCCAAAAGCCTTGCGTGACTCGATGTCCTGGATAGAGCTGCTTCCCTCTGAGGAACAGCTCAGCACCCAGTGTTCtccctggtttttttcccccaggtgGGTACATGCAGCCGGGCGCCCGGGAGAACATCGCCTACCTGACGCACACGGAGCGGCGCAAGGACTTCCAGTACGAGGCCATGCAGGAGCGGCGCGAGGCCGAGAACATGGCGCAGCGCGGCATCGGCGCCGCCGCCGGCTCCGTGCCCATGAACTTCAAGGACCTCATCCAGACCAAGGCCGAGGAGCACAACATCGTCTTCATGCCCGTCATCGGGAAGAGGCACGAGGGCAAGCAGCTCTACACCTTCGGCAGGATCGTCATCTACATCGACAGGGGCGTGGTGTTTGTGCAAGGGGAGAAGACCTGGGTGCCCACCTCGCTGCAGAGCCTCATTGACATGGCCAAGTGAGGCCTCTGTGCAAGGAGAAACCACCCTGGGTGCCCGCTTTGCTCATTGACATGGCCAAGTGAGGCCTCTGTGCAAGGAGGAACCACCCTAGGTGCCCACCTTGCTCACTGACATGGCCAAGTGAGGCCTCTGTGCAAAGAGGGATCACCCTGAGTGCCCACCTCGCTCATAGACATGGCCAAGTGAGGCCTCTGTGCAAGGAGAGACCACCCTAGGTGCCCACCTCGCTCATAGACATGGCCAAGTGAGGCCTCTGTGCAAGGAGGAACCACCCTGAGTGCCCACCTCACTCACTGACATGGCCAACTGaggccctgctggggacagagtcaCCACCCAGGAACAGCCTCTGGGTAACAGAATAAACAAGTTCCAGGTTTGTAAAATAGTGACACTGGAGCTGGATGCCGGGATGGTTTTATTGGAGAAGCTGTTCAGGCAGTGGTAAGAGGATGGAGGGCCAGACTTCCTGACCTGGGAAGCCAGGCTAAGGGAGAACAAGCAGTGGTGACACTTGTAACTGCCACCTAGGACAGAGGTTTACCAGCAGGTTAGGAGGGATCACATTCTCTGCTCCAACAGCTGAGTGAGGGCTGGCCTAGCTGAGTCCCCTGAGTCTCTAATGACAGATGTCACAGCTtgtgctgcctgtgtgctgtgctggcagtgagTTACTGTACCCACAACATCCCTGACACAGTGGGTTCCTCTGTCCAGGACCTGTCCTagctctctgctgtgggactgcagTGGTTAAGAGCACAGAG
It encodes the following:
- the TFIP11 gene encoding tuftelin-interacting protein 11, whose translation is MSMSHLYGTDGDDGVEMESFEVSDWDLQNEFNPHRQRHRQTKEEATYGVWAERDSDEERPSFGGKRSRDYSAPVNFVSAGLRKAAAEELSDEDSDDDEKPVKQEEIPKEFVPKKLKTGGNFKPSQKGFVGGSKSFVDFGSWERHTKGIGQKLLQKMGYVPGRGLGKNAQGIINPIEAKQRKGKGAVGAYGSERTTQSLQDFPVVDSEEETEEEFQKELSQWRKDPNGGKKKPKYSYKTVEELKAKGRISKQLAAPQKELSQVKVIDMTGREQKVYYSYSQISHKHNIPDDSPQQPLGKDSKPQGFALPELEHNLQLLIDITEQEIIQSDRQLQYERDMVVNLSHEIQKMAEVLSHEEKAISNLSKVLDMVEECERRMQPGCENPLTLDECAKIFETLQDKYYEEYRMSDRVDLAVAIVYPLMKEYFKNWDPLKDCTYGTEIIAKWKSLLENDQLLSHSGQDLSTDAFHRLMWEIWMPYVRNIVARWQPRNCGSMVDFLDSWVNVVPVWILDNILDQLIFPKLQKEVESWNPLTDTVPIHSWIHPWLPLMQARLEPLYSPIRNKLANALQKWHPSDSSAKLILQPWKDVFTPGSWEAFMVKNIVPKLGMCLNELIINPHQQHMDAFYWVIDWEGMISVSSLVGLLEKHFFPKWLQVLCSWLSNSPNYEEITKWYLGWKSMFSDQVLAHPSIKDKFNEALDIMNRAVSSSVGGYMQPGARENIAYLTHTERRKDFQYEAMQERREAENMAQRGIGAAAGSVPMNFKDLIQTKAEEHNIVFMPVIGKRHEGKQLYTFGRIVIYIDRGVVFVQGEKTWVPTSLQSLIDMAK